The proteins below are encoded in one region of Hordeum vulgare subsp. vulgare chromosome 3H, MorexV3_pseudomolecules_assembly, whole genome shotgun sequence:
- the LOC123443921 gene encoding mitochondrial import receptor subunit TOM7-1-like → MASRPSLKPKPKGKGGKRGSSAAEDEQSTAAVAVRLAKEWSTWTMKTAKVVAHWGFIPLIIVVGMTKGDEPKPSLLQLLSPV, encoded by the coding sequence ATGGCGTCGCGGCCGTCGCTGAAGCCGAAGCCAAAGGGCAAGGGTGGGAAGAGGGGCTCGTCCGCGGCCGAGGACGAGCAGTCCACCGCGGCGGTGGCGGTGCGGCTCGCGAAGGAGTGGAGCACGTGGACGATGAAGACGGCGAAGGTGGTGGCGCACTGGGGCTTCATCCCGCTCATCATCGTCGTCGGCATGACTAAGGGAGACGAGCCCAAACCTAGCTTGCTCCAGCTTCTGTCCCCCGTCTGA